In the Paenibacillus sp. FSL R7-0337 genome, GAAGCCAAACATCCATACCAGATTATTCTGGGCATCCTGACGGTTCTTCGAAGCCTTGATGGCAGCGATGACTTCATCCAGAATGTTCAGCGCCTTGACCAGTCCCTCCAGGACATGGGCACGGTCCTCCGCCCGTTCCAGATCGAACCGGGTACGGTGGGTGACCACTTCACGCTGATGGGCAATGTAGGCTTCAAGGATCGCTTTGAGCCCCAGCTGCTGCGGAGCCTTATTAACTATGGCAACCATATTGAAGTTGTAGGTGACTTGGAGGTCGGTTTTTTTGAGCAGGTAGGCTAAGACGCCTTGTGCATCTGCCTCCTTCTTCAGCTCCACCACGATGCGCAGGCCCTCACGGCCGCTCTCATCGCGGACCTCGGCGATTCCTTCGATTTTTTTCTCCAGACGTATGTTCTCCATGGAGGTCACCAGCCGTGACTTCACGATCTGGAAAGGCACCTCGGTGATTACGATCTGCTGCTTCCCGCCGCGCAGGTTCTCAATCTCCGTCTTGGAACGCAGATAGATACGGCCTTTACCGCTTCGGTAAGCATCCATAATGCCGTCTCCGCCCATAATGGTTCCGCCTGTCGGGAAATCCGGCCCTTTGATGAAGGTCATGATATCCTCCAGTGCAATGTCCGGCTTCTGCATGACAGCGATACAAGCGTCAATGACTTCCCGCAGGTTATGCGGGGGAATCTCCGTGGCGAATCCGGCTGAGATCCCGCTGGTCCCGTTCACCAGCAGGTTCGGATAACGGGAGGGAACCACCACCGGCTCCTTGGCCGTATTATCGAAGTTGTCCTTGAACAGAACGGTGCGCTTCTCAATATCGCGCATCATCTCCATGGCAATCGGAGACAGACGCGCTTCTGTGTAACGCATTGCCGCTGCCGGGTCATCATCCATGGAACCCCAGTTGCCATGTCCATCTACCAGCACATGCCCCATCTTCCACGGCTGTGCCATCCGCACCATCCCGTCGTAGATCGAGGAGTCCCCGTGGGGATGGTAGTTACCCATGACATCACCGACGGTTTTGGCTGACTTGCGGTATGGCTTATCCGGCGTATTGCCGGAATCGTACATGGCATACAGAATCCGGCGCTGCACGGGCTTCAGCCCGTCGCGCACATCGGGGATCGCCCGGTCCTGAATGATATATTTGGAATACCGGCCAAACCGGTCACCGACGACCTCTTCCAGAAAAGCCGGCAAAAATTGCTCTGATAAACTGCTCATATCCTCTTCACCTTCTGTTCCTCATTCTGTCCGCGTTTTTAAAGATTGATGATCTGAACGCTGCGCTCTTGCGTTATTAAATTCAAAAACCAAACAATATTTTGATAACAGGTAAGACCGTAACTGCGGTGATTTTGGACTTCCGGCCGCTGTTGTCTCCAGATTTTCTGATTTAGAACCGCTGATCGCGGTAAAAATCCGGAGACAAAGGCGGACGCTGACGCTCCTACAGTTCCAAAATCCCCTCCGTTACTTTCCCTTGTATCAGTTTAACAAAACATAGTTCACAATCCATTGAATTCAAGAACCAACCGCTGCGCGTAAACCAATCATCAAAAAATTAAAAACGCGGAAGTAATCGTCACTTCCCATTACTCTCTTACATTTACTCCACGATCTCCGTGAAGTCGACGTTCTCGACAATCCAGCGCTTGCGCGGATCGACTTTATCACCCATCAGAGTGGAGACGCGGCGTTCGGCTTTGGCGGCATCCTCGATCTGCACCTGAAGCAGCGTACGCGAATCGGGATTCATCGTGGTCTCCCACAGCTGGTCCGGGTTCATCTCACCCAGTCCTTTGTACCGCTGCAGCTCGAAATTCTTCCCGAATTCCTTCAGATAATTCTGCAATTCCTCATCGCTCCAGGCATAGCGGACCGTCTCCAGCTTACCCGATTTACGCGTCAGCTTATACAGCGGCGGCTGAGCGATATAGACTTTACCGGCATCGATCAGAGGCTTCATGTAGCGGTAGAAGAAGGTCAGCAGCAGCACCTGGATATGCGCTCCGTCCGTGTCGGCATCGGTCATAATAATGATTTTGGAATAATTGCTGTCCTCCACGGCAAAATCAGGCCCGATTCCCGCACCGATTGCCGAAATAATCGCCTTGTATTCATCGTTCTTCAGGATATCCAGCAGTTTGGCCTTCTCCGGGTTCATCGGCTTGCCCTTCAGCGGCAGGATCGCCTGAATCTTGGAATCCCGGCCCTGCTTCGCAGAGCCTCCGGCCGAATCGCCCTCCACGATGAAGATCTCGGTACGTGTAACGTCCTTGGACTGTGCAGGCGACAGCTTGCCGCCCAGGTTCGAGCTCTCGCTGCGTTTCTTGCCGCTGCGGATCTCATCACGGGCCTTACGGGCCGCTTCACGGGCCTTGGAGGCCTGAATCGATTTCTTCAGCAGACTCTGCGCCACCTGGGGGTTTTCTTCCAGGAAGCGGGCCATTTTCTCCGAGACAATGAAGTCCACGGCACTGCGGGCAGAAGCACTCCCCAGCTGATCCTTCGTCTGTCCGACAAATTCCACATCCGACATCTTGATGCTGATGACCGCCATCATGCCTTCGCGCAGATCATTGCCCTCCAGATTCTTGTCCTTCTCCTTGAGCAGCTGCGTCCGGCGGGCGTAATCATTCAGCACACGGGTATAGGCTGTCTTGAAGCCTGTCTCGTGTGTCCCCCCGCTGCGTGTAGGTATGGAGTTCACGAATGAAGCAATGGTCTCCGTATATCCCGCATTATACTGCAGCGCGATTTCCACTTCGATCTCATCCTTCTCGGAGCTGAAATGGATCACATCGTGCAGGACATCCTTGCCTTCATTGAGGAATTGCACGAACTGGCTGGCGCCGCCTTCATAAAAGAATTCATCCTGACGCCCGCTGCGCTCGTCGCTCAGATTGATCCGCAGCCCTGAGTTCAGGAAGGCAATCTCCTGCACCCGTTCCGCCAGCGTATCATAGTTAAACGATATCCCTGCGGAGAAGACGCGAATATCCGGCTTGAAGGTAATCTTCGAACCGGTTTTATTCGTATTCCCCAGTATCTCAAGACCGGTTACAGGCTCACCGACATGCTCTTTGCCACTCTTGTCGACCCAGTATTCAAAGCGCTGGCGGTGAATTTTGCCTTCCCGGTAGATCTCTACTTCCAGCCACTCGGACAACGCATTGGTTACCGAAGCCCCGACACCGTGCAGGCCGCCCGACTTCTTGTAGCCAGAGCCGCCGAATTTGCCGCCTGCATGCAGAATAGTGAATACCACCTGCGGCGTTGGGACTCCTGTCTTGTGCATTCCGGTTGGTATTCCGCGTCCGTTGTCAATCACGGTTACCGATCCGTCTTTGCGGAGGGTGATATCAATCTTCGAGCAAAACTTCGCCAAATGCTCATCTACGGCATTATCTACTATTTCCCATACTAAATGGTGCAGACCCGAGGAACTCGTACTGCCAATATACATGCCGGGCCGTTTGCGGACCGCAACCAGACCTTCGAGCACCTGAATGTCGTCAGCATCGTATCCAGTCCGGGCTGCTTCGCCGTTCTTAGAGACTTTTGCAAACATATCGATCTGTTCGAGCATTCATGCTCCTCCTTCTCTTGTCTTCCTATCTCTCTAAAATGCAAACAAACGTTTTCGTTCACTTTGTACATTCTAATTCAAAATATCCCGTTTCGTAAAGACGGCGAATGAAATGATTACGGCCGCAAGCCCCCAAATGCCCAGAACCGCCATCGAAAAGCCCAGTGTCATGCCCTCAATCGGCGCAGGAGTGCCCGCTAAATAAGTAGTCAGCTCCATGTTGACCATAAATAAATATTTGGCCGCCGTCCAGGCGGAAGCCATGTTGGTCAGGATGGTTCCAGCAATCAGCGCCGCCATCATCACTACAATGCTCGCAGCCGTGCTGCGGACCAGCACCGATACCATGAAGGCCAACAGGGCCACTACGATGCTGACATACCAGATCAGACCGCCCTGCATCAGCAGGTACTTCCACTGCTCTACGGCATGAACCTTAGTCATATCCACAGTATCACCGTTTAGCTGGAAGCCTGTGAAGACCGGAACATTGAACCCCTTATAGCCAAAAGCCAGCCCCGAGATCAGATAGCTGATTACGAATACGGACAGGACTATTAGCGAGACGAACATCAGCAGCGCCGCCATTTTGCTGAACAGCACCTTCCAGCGTCTGACCGGGCGGGTCAGCAGCATTTTGATCGTGCCTGTCGTCCGCTCCCCGGAGACCAGGTCGGAAGCAACCGCCATGATCAGCAGCGGAATAAACAGAGAGACGGAATTATTGACAAACTCCCGGGTGAACGTCACTCCGCTCGGCTCATTCGGATTCACATCATGATCCAGATAATACTGTAATTGCTGGAGGAAAATCCGCCGGTACGATTTCCATTCCTCCGGTATCCGGTCGCTGCCGAGTGAGTTCTGGTTGTCGGTAATCTGCTGCTGGATCTCCAGTCTCCAGTCAGAGTTAAATTTGTCACGGCTGCGTTCGGCTATACGCATTTGTGCATAGGTAAACATTGGGACCAGCACCAGCAAGATGAGCAAGATGACATAGAAACGTTTCTTTTTAATAATCTTCAGACACTCATTTCGGATGAGCGGCAGCAGGTTAGTCAATGGCTTCACCTTCCGTTAGCTTCAAGAATAGCTGTTCCAGTGTAGGGTTGATTTTATGCACAGCCCGGACTTCCACCTCTTGTGCAACCAGCACGGCGACAATCTCCGGGATCAGCTCCTCGTCCATCACCGTAACCAGGGAATTCACGCCCATGCCTGCGATGACCGAGTCATCCAGGGTAACCTCGTCCAGATGAAGCAGAGCGATATCCGGCCGACTAGCCATGATGTCTCTTGCCCGCTGAAGCGGCTCCAGCTCCCACAGGACATACGGTGAGTTACGGGCAACCAGCTCGTCTACAGCACCTACAGCGAGTACGCGGCCTTTACTGATAATGGCTACCCGGTCGCACAGCAGCTGAATTTCGCTCAGTAAATGACTGGACACAAAGACCGCCAGTCCTTCGTCTGCCAGCTTACGGATGAATTCGCGCAGCTCCTTGATCCCCTTGGGGTCCAGGCCGTTGGTCGGCTCATCGAGAATCAGCAGCCGGGGACGGCCGAGCAGGGCTTGGGCAATACCGAGCCGCTGGCGCATCCCGAGCGAATACGTGCTGACTTTATCCTGAATGCGCTGATCGAGCCGCACGATTTCAACGACCTCGTTAATCCGCTGCGCGTCTACTCCGGGTTGCATACGGGCGAAATGCTGCAGGTTCTCCCAGCCCGTCAGATACGTATAGACCTCGGGATTCTCGACGATCGAGCCGACGTATTGCAGCGCTTTTTCCGGATTCCGGTTCACATTGTAGCCGCAGACGGTAATCATCCCTTCACTCGGGCGGATCAGATCCACCAGCATGCGGATGGTTGTGGTTTTGCCGGCTCCATTCGGACCGAGAAAGCCGAAGATCTCGCCTTTTTTCACATCAAACGTGACATCATCTATAATCCATTTGCGGCCGATTTTTTTGCGGACACCCCGGGCGGACAGGACGACTTCTTCCCCCGGTGCCTCATGAATAGTTCTCGCCATTTTATACAGCTCCTTGCCACAGTCATTTCTGTTCGAATAATCTCTTGATCAACGAACTGCTTGTACAATCCGCTCGCTCATCCGCTGATAACCGTCCCCGTTCGGGTGAAAATGATCGCTCGACAGGTATTTCGCCAAATGGCGGTCAAACAGGTCAAAGGTCGGGACCAGCGTCATGTTCTGATGTCTGTTGATCATATCCATCGCCGCATTATTCCACGCCGTTACCGCCTGATTACCGGGAATTAGCAGCCCCTCGATATCTCCGAAGGGATTATACAGTCCGATGTAATAGACCTGGGCCTGCGGATTCACTTCTGCAACTGTATCCAGTATGCTGCCCAGCCGTTTAGCGGCCCCG is a window encoding:
- the gyrA gene encoding DNA gyrase subunit A, coding for MSSLSEQFLPAFLEEVVGDRFGRYSKYIIQDRAIPDVRDGLKPVQRRILYAMYDSGNTPDKPYRKSAKTVGDVMGNYHPHGDSSIYDGMVRMAQPWKMGHVLVDGHGNWGSMDDDPAAAMRYTEARLSPIAMEMMRDIEKRTVLFKDNFDNTAKEPVVVPSRYPNLLVNGTSGISAGFATEIPPHNLREVIDACIAVMQKPDIALEDIMTFIKGPDFPTGGTIMGGDGIMDAYRSGKGRIYLRSKTEIENLRGGKQQIVITEVPFQIVKSRLVTSMENIRLEKKIEGIAEVRDESGREGLRIVVELKKEADAQGVLAYLLKKTDLQVTYNFNMVAIVNKAPQQLGLKAILEAYIAHQREVVTHRTRFDLERAEDRAHVLEGLVKALNILDEVIAAIKASKNRQDAQNNLVWMFGFSERQADSILTLQLYRLTNLEINSLQKELDEMLARIAVLQGILDSDKKLITVIRKELLEIRDKYGIDRRSLIQGEVEELKVNMEVLVNAEDVLVALSADGYIKRTGMLSFTRSGGERHSSGVKDGDHIVKLLDLNTRESLLVFTRKGQYFLLPVHQIPEFKWKDPGTAIVNVLGLAKGDGVVSVLPVGNLEDPQASLVFITRKGQVKRTELKEYSTSRSGAVAACKVAEGDEIITVAQSRGDKDIVLVTRDGMSIRFRENEVNPMGRVATGVRGIQLREGDEVVSCFWVSEDEGEILAISDIGYAKRSLMVDYPSQSRGGKGMPTFEFKEGKRVRPNGSRLAGAFYCKEPLELTAITQSGVVHSFSSESAPIAERRSTGKQLVAVEKKDEISILFQAVK
- the parE gene encoding DNA topoisomerase IV subunit B, which gives rise to MLEQIDMFAKVSKNGEAARTGYDADDIQVLEGLVAVRKRPGMYIGSTSSSGLHHLVWEIVDNAVDEHLAKFCSKIDITLRKDGSVTVIDNGRGIPTGMHKTGVPTPQVVFTILHAGGKFGGSGYKKSGGLHGVGASVTNALSEWLEVEIYREGKIHRQRFEYWVDKSGKEHVGEPVTGLEILGNTNKTGSKITFKPDIRVFSAGISFNYDTLAERVQEIAFLNSGLRINLSDERSGRQDEFFYEGGASQFVQFLNEGKDVLHDVIHFSSEKDEIEVEIALQYNAGYTETIASFVNSIPTRSGGTHETGFKTAYTRVLNDYARRTQLLKEKDKNLEGNDLREGMMAVISIKMSDVEFVGQTKDQLGSASARSAVDFIVSEKMARFLEENPQVAQSLLKKSIQASKAREAARKARDEIRSGKKRSESSNLGGKLSPAQSKDVTRTEIFIVEGDSAGGSAKQGRDSKIQAILPLKGKPMNPEKAKLLDILKNDEYKAIISAIGAGIGPDFAVEDSNYSKIIIMTDADTDGAHIQVLLLTFFYRYMKPLIDAGKVYIAQPPLYKLTRKSGKLETVRYAWSDEELQNYLKEFGKNFELQRYKGLGEMNPDQLWETTMNPDSRTLLQVQIEDAAKAERRVSTLMGDKVDPRKRWIVENVDFTEIVE
- a CDS encoding ABC transporter permease, with protein sequence MTNLLPLIRNECLKIIKKKRFYVILLILLVLVPMFTYAQMRIAERSRDKFNSDWRLEIQQQITDNQNSLGSDRIPEEWKSYRRIFLQQLQYYLDHDVNPNEPSGVTFTREFVNNSVSLFIPLLIMAVASDLVSGERTTGTIKMLLTRPVRRWKVLFSKMAALLMFVSLIVLSVFVISYLISGLAFGYKGFNVPVFTGFQLNGDTVDMTKVHAVEQWKYLLMQGGLIWYVSIVVALLAFMVSVLVRSTAASIVVMMAALIAGTILTNMASAWTAAKYLFMVNMELTTYLAGTPAPIEGMTLGFSMAVLGIWGLAAVIISFAVFTKRDILN
- a CDS encoding ABC transporter ATP-binding protein, encoding MARTIHEAPGEEVVLSARGVRKKIGRKWIIDDVTFDVKKGEIFGFLGPNGAGKTTTIRMLVDLIRPSEGMITVCGYNVNRNPEKALQYVGSIVENPEVYTYLTGWENLQHFARMQPGVDAQRINEVVEIVRLDQRIQDKVSTYSLGMRQRLGIAQALLGRPRLLILDEPTNGLDPKGIKELREFIRKLADEGLAVFVSSHLLSEIQLLCDRVAIISKGRVLAVGAVDELVARNSPYVLWELEPLQRARDIMASRPDIALLHLDEVTLDDSVIAGMGVNSLVTVMDEELIPEIVAVLVAQEVEVRAVHKINPTLEQLFLKLTEGEAID